ATCTGTTATGGTTCTGTTCACGGAGCTGGGGATTTGTGTTGCTATatctgttctgggagtgtttgataggaaACACTAGATAAAACAAGGAAGGATTAATTATGCAGTAATTGATTGTTGAGTAAGAGATGTGATTGTGGCACGTTGTTAGCAAGGAGTTTTAGTTATCtgttctcattttccagcactaggCATTGGCAATGGTCTAATGGTTCTCACATGACTCGGCTCCAGAGCGAATATGATGAAGCCTATTGTTCCTGAAACACAatttggtttgttttcagatttatCGACGCACTTGGCACCATATTTGGATTTATATCGGAAGAAGTTACCAGCAAAATAAGAATACTCATTGAGCATCAGCAGGGAGTGCATGGAAAGGAATACATCTCCATGAGGTCCATGATAAACTATGAATTAAAAAATAATGTGGTTAACTTGCATGAACTTCCCAGAGACCGTCTGCAATCCGGCTGCCGCACTTTACTCCGTCTCCATCGAGCACTGCGGTGGCTGCAGCTCTTCCTTGATAACATAAGGACCAGCTCTGAGAATGACTCGATGTCCATCAGTTGCGCAGAAGCCTATGAACAGTCCCTTGCTAAATATCACAGCTGGCTTGTACGAAAAGCTGCTGGGTTTGCATTCCTTGCCCTTCCAGCACGGACAGAGTTCCTTCAGATCCTATGTCTGGAAGGCGGCAAGGAGACCAAAGACAAACTTTGGAGTGCTGTGAATTTGATTGAGAGAGTTTATAATGTTACACAAGGAATGTATGCACAGTATAATATGCTTGAATTACCTTAGagtaaaaaaatgtttgccaatcAACAAGGAGATTAGTTTCCATCAATAGAATTCCTCTAGGTTGCCTTCAAGGAGGCAATAAAATTGTTGCATTTCAAAAGAAAGGTTGTGTTTTATATAATGAACCAtttattaaaaatattcaagaattTTAACTCTAATGAGCAGCATTAAGATAATGAGCGCTGAAAGCTGAATACTGGAGAAGGAGTGAGAAGTGGAATTGAAATGGTCACTGCcaattttaattccccttcccactccctcgaTATGTCTATCCTccgcctcctccattgccacagcgaatcagaccgcaaattggaggaataaCACCTCGTCTTCCACATAATTTCAAATAACCCTCCCACCTGTCCCCTCCTCCCTTCCCAATCCCCCCTCTGACCTTCACTTCCAGCTACtgaccagattcattcctcccatcgaccaaccaggttgtagcCACCACCTGTGTTTACCTATCACTACCTTACCATCTGACCCTCTCCCCACTCAAAATCTTCCCctctatctgcagctccccctatcCTCAGCTCTATTCTCGAAGAGTTATACCTGAACCgatgacttctccacctcctgatgctgcctgcttgCTGTGTTGTTCAAGCCTCCCGCTTGTTTACTTTGGATTCCCAGCATCTGCGGTTTTCGTTgtctctgagtgagttacttaGGACTGAGTGAATCTATTATGGTTAGTACAGTTATGAAGGATGAACCTGattgattttgattttgttttacaagattcACTGAAACCAATGATAGAACATAACAgatcagtacaggcccttcgctctcgatgttgcactgacctgtgaaaccaacctgaagcccttctaacctatactattccattctcatccatatgtttatctaatGCCTATTTAAATggtcttaaagttggcgagtctactactgtttcaGGCTGGGTGTTCCACGTCcatactactctgagtaaagaaactacctctgacatctgtcctagattgatcaatttaaagctatgaggtaaaaacaatgactgcagatgctgaaaaccaaatactggattagtggtgctggaagagcacagcagttcaggcagcatccaacgagcagcaaaatcgacgtttcgggcaaaagcccttcatcagtattcctgatgaagggcttttgcccgaaatgtcaattttgctgctcgttggatgctgcctgaactgctgtgctcttccagcaccactaatccaatttaAAGCTAAGTCCGCTTGTGCTAGccgtcaccatccgaggaaaaaggctctccctgtccactctatctaacacACTGATTATCTTATAAGTCTAAATTAAGTttcctctcaacctttttctctcacTAAAACAACCtgaagtccctcagtctttcctcataacttcCTCCATACAGGCAAcaacctgataaatctcctctgcacactttccaatgcttccacatataatgcggtgaccagaattttatgcaatactccaaatgtggccgcatcagagttttgtacagctgcagaatgaCTTCATAGCtctgaaattcaatccctcttccaataaaagctaacataccatatgccgctttaacaaccctatcaacctgggtggcaactttcagggatctatgtacatggaaatcgagatctctctgctcatccacataccaagaatcttaccattagcccagtactctgattcctgttgctccttccaaagtgaatcacctcacacttttccacattaaactccatttgccacctcttagcccagctctgcagcttatcaatgtccctctgtaacctgcaacatccttcagcactatccacaactccactgaccttattgtcattcgcaaatttacgaacccaaacttctacgccctcatccaggtcatttataaaaatggacacagcagtggccccaaaacagatccttgtggtacaccactagaaaataaactccaggatgaacacttcccatcagccaccactctgtcttctttcagctaggcaatttctgatccaaacagctaaattgccctcaatcctatgcctccaTAGTTTTTGGAATAGCCTgtagtggggaaccttatcaaacgccttactgaaatccatatacaccacatcaactgctttaccctcatccaactgTTTCATCACTTTCTCAAAGAGGCAGTAAGGTTTGTAAGTCACGACCTACCCTTAGCGAActaccatgttgactatccccaatcaaattattcctttctaaatgattataaatcctatgtcTTATAATCCTTTACAAAACTTTACCCACAACAGAGGTAAGGCgcactagtctataattaccaggattgtctctacccCCCCATTCTTGAACatgggaataacatttgctatcctccaatcttctggcactattcctgtatacaatgatgacataaagatcaaatccaaaggctctgcaatctcttccatagcttctcagagaatcttaggataaatcccatctggcccaggaaaCTTCTCAATTTTCattctttccagaattgctaaaaaCGTCCCCTTGTGAACctaatcccatctagtctaattgcctgtatctcagtattctccttgacaacattatctttttcttgtgtgaatactgacaaaaaatattcatttagcatcttTCCTATCtcttc
The sequence above is a segment of the Chiloscyllium punctatum isolate Juve2018m chromosome 21, sChiPun1.3, whole genome shotgun sequence genome. Coding sequences within it:
- the LOC140492390 gene encoding ceramide-1-phosphate transfer protein-like — encoded protein: MNKEGMRCSKGKILRFLPLVVVLLLLIYLTSFNLPQSHQVNAQKSETEIQENDYHKNKHMDASKLMNSVDKNHREKCDNSNFQINRVQAAFQASLMKNEDILLKSYLEGWTELQKFIDALGTIFGFISEEVTSKIRILIEHQQGVHGKEYISMRSMINYELKNNVVNLHELPRDRLQSGCRTLLRLHRALRWLQLFLDNIRTSSENDSMSISCAEAYEQSLAKYHSWLVRKAAGFAFLALPARTEFLQILCLEGGKETKDKLWSAVNLIERVYNVTQGMYAQYNMLELP